From Xenopus tropicalis strain Nigerian chromosome 3, UCB_Xtro_10.0, whole genome shotgun sequence, the proteins below share one genomic window:
- the pdia3 gene encoding protein disulfide-isomerase A3 precursor encodes MNRQLLGAFFLLAVTAGTQAAGSDVLDLTDDNFESTVSQHSILLVEFFAPWCGHCKKLAPEYEIAATKLKGTLSLAKVDCTANSNTCNKYGVSGYPTLKIFRDGEDSGSYDGPRTADGIVSTMKKQAGPASVDLRSVGEFEKFISDKDASVVGFFRDLYSGPHSEFLKAANTLRDNYRFAHTDEKELVDKYDSNGEGFVLFRPQHLANKFEDSSVTFPADEKITSSKIKKFIQDNIFGLCPHLTEDNKDLIQGKDLLVAYYDVDYEKNVKGTNYWRNRVMKVAKSFVDAGKKLNFAVANRKAFGHEVTEFGLDAGTGELPVVGIKTAKGEKYAMQEEFSRDGKALERFLQDYFDGKLKRYMKSEAIPESNDGPVKVVVAENFDEIVNDDSKDVLIEFYAPWCGHCKNLEPKYKELGEKLGDDPNIVIAKMDATANDVPSQYEVRGFPTIYFTPAGSKQKPKRYEGGREVSDFLSYLKKEATNPPVVKEDEKPKKKKKKEEL; translated from the exons ATGAACCGGCAACTCCTCGGCGCCTTCTTCCTCCTGGCTGTCACCGCCGGCACTCAGGCCGCAGGTTCAGACGTCCTGGATCTCACTGACGATAACTTTGAAAGCACCGTGTCTCAGCACAGCATCCTGCTAGTGGAGTTCTTCGCTCCCTG GTGTGGGCATTGTAAGAAGTTAGCACCTGAATATGAGATTGCCGCAACCAAGCTTAAAGGGACACTTTCCCTGGCTAAG GTTGACTGCACAGCAAATTCCAACACTTGCAACAAATATGGAGTCAGTGGATACCCTACTCTAAAAATATTCAGAGATGGAGAGGATTCTGGATCTTATGATGGGCCAAGAACTGCTG atggAATTGTCAGTACTATGAAGAAACAAGCTGGCCCAGCATCTGTAGATCTCCGATCTGTAGGCGAATTTGAAAAATTCATTTCCGATAAAGATGCTTCTGTGGTGG GATTTTTCCGGGACTTGTATAGTGGCCCTCACTCAGAGTTTCTTAAAGCTGCCAATACCCTTAGGGACAACTATCGTTTTGCTCACACAGATGAAAAAGAGCTTGTGGACAAATATGATTCAAATGGAGA agGTTTTGTCTTGTTCCGTCCACAACATCTGGCAAACAAATTTGAAGATAGCTCTGTGACTTTCCCTGCTGATGAGAAAATTACCagcagcaaaattaaaaaattcatTCAAGATAACAT TTTCGGTCTTTGCCCTCATTTGACAGAAGACAACAAAGATTTGATTCAAGGAAAGGACTTGCTTGTGGCATATTATGACGTTGACTATGAAAAGAATGTCAAGGGTACCAATTATTGGCGAAACAG AGTCATGAAGGTTGCAAAGTCATTCGTTGATGCTGGCAAAAAGCTTAATTTTGCCGTTGCTAACAGGAAAGCCTTTGGACATGAAGTGACAGAATTTGGTTTAGATGCCGGTACTGGGGAACTTCCTGTTGTTGGAATCAAAACTGCTAAGGGGGAGAAATATGCCATGCAAGAAGAATTCTC ccgTGATGGGAAAGCTTTGGAAAGATTCCTTCAGGATTATTTCGATGGTAAACTGAAGAGATACATGAAATCTGAAGCCATCCCAGAAAGTAATGACGGCCCTGTTAAG GTGGTGGTAGCTGAAAACTTTGATGAAATTGTAAACGATGACAGCAAAGATGTGCTAATTGAGTTCTACGCTCCATGGTGTGGCCATTGTAAGAACTTGGAGCCTAAATACAAAGAACTTGGAGAGAAG CTTGGTGATGATCCAAACATTGTGATTGCCAAGATGGATGCCACAGCAAATGATGTGCCATCCCAGTATGAAGTTCGAGG attCCCCACAATTTACTTTACTCCTGCAGGAAGTAAGCAAAAACCAAAGAGATATGAG GGTGGGCGAGAGGTGAGTGACTTCCTCAGCTATCTGAAGAAGGAGGCAACAAATCCTCCAGTCGTTAAGGAAGATGAAAAAcccaaaaagaagaagaagaaggaagagtTGTAA